A stretch of the Aggregicoccus sp. 17bor-14 genome encodes the following:
- a CDS encoding Hsp70 family protein, whose product MSSRPLFLGIDLGTTNSTAAVFDGEEVTLVRNALGTALTPSVVRIDAAGRTTVGHKARRLLETDPANTRSEFKRLMGTSQALEFPAAKLTRRPEELAAEVLRSLRADVQQQLGVAPERAVISVPALFELPQSAATSEAARLAGFERVELIQEPVASAIAAGWRAGEDVGAWLVYDLGGGTFDASLLETREGLLRVVGHDGDNFLGGRDFDWSLVDRLLAELEAQQGVRISRADPAHAAALRQLKLAVEEAKIELSRAPEVPLLLPGLFRTGSGAVDLDTVLTREAVREACTPLVDRSVAVCLRLLKAHGLEPSQVSRLVLVGGPTQAPFVRERLAELLGVPFQEQLDPMTLVGQGAALYAGTAGLDARPAPKEAETGRALWLQYPAMTADPTPYVLGRLAEATGGAAPATVQLAREDGGWTSPPLPLSAEGAFAAPVELRVRQRSTFLVTGTGARGEPVALRPSRFSIVHGLTLSDPPLSRTLGVALADDRVRVYFERGTPLPSRRTFRHHTVQAVAKGAAGALVRIPIIQGEYELAHLCREVGVLEVRGDKLGATLSAGSPVELTLELDRGGRLSARALLPATGQVFEEVARLLVPDADPEALAELARGLRTRLARARQAAFRSAAAPTLALLASADEQLLDAERDAAAASGGDADAGQKARRTLLELEAALDALEAERMWPELEAEARADVAWCIDWVSSFGTPEEQQLLRDTVTAFERARTARQVAELQRQRRAVVRLGNAAFFRHPKAWEWMFEDAASRADDATDLPRAQALVSAGREALARKDAGRLRDVVGELRSLLPVDAQSQQLAHRSGLR is encoded by the coding sequence ATGAGCTCCCGTCCGCTGTTCCTTGGCATCGACCTCGGTACGACCAACTCCACCGCGGCCGTCTTCGACGGCGAGGAGGTGACCCTGGTGCGCAACGCGCTGGGCACCGCCCTCACGCCCTCCGTGGTGCGCATCGACGCCGCGGGCCGCACCACGGTGGGGCACAAGGCGCGCCGGCTGCTGGAGACCGACCCCGCCAACACCCGCTCCGAGTTCAAGCGGCTGATGGGCACGTCCCAGGCGCTGGAGTTCCCCGCGGCGAAGCTCACGCGCCGCCCCGAGGAGCTCGCGGCCGAGGTCCTGCGCTCGCTGCGCGCGGACGTGCAGCAGCAGCTCGGCGTGGCGCCCGAGCGCGCGGTCATCTCGGTGCCCGCGCTCTTCGAGCTGCCCCAGAGCGCCGCCACCTCGGAGGCCGCGCGGCTCGCGGGCTTCGAGCGCGTGGAGCTCATCCAGGAGCCGGTGGCCTCGGCCATCGCCGCCGGGTGGCGCGCGGGCGAGGACGTGGGCGCCTGGCTCGTCTACGACCTGGGCGGTGGCACCTTCGACGCCTCGCTGCTCGAGACGCGCGAGGGGCTCTTGCGCGTGGTGGGCCACGATGGTGACAACTTCCTGGGCGGGCGTGACTTCGACTGGAGCCTCGTGGACCGCCTGCTCGCGGAGCTCGAGGCGCAGCAGGGCGTGCGCATCAGCCGCGCGGACCCTGCGCACGCGGCGGCCCTGCGCCAGCTGAAGCTCGCGGTGGAGGAGGCGAAGATCGAGCTGAGCCGCGCCCCCGAGGTGCCGCTGCTGCTGCCCGGCCTCTTCCGCACCGGGAGCGGCGCGGTGGACCTGGACACGGTGCTCACCCGCGAGGCGGTGCGCGAGGCGTGCACGCCGCTCGTGGACCGCTCGGTCGCAGTCTGCCTGCGGCTGCTCAAGGCGCACGGCCTCGAGCCCTCGCAGGTGTCGCGCCTCGTGCTCGTGGGCGGCCCCACGCAGGCGCCCTTCGTGCGCGAGCGGCTCGCGGAGCTGCTGGGCGTCCCCTTCCAGGAGCAGCTGGACCCGATGACCCTCGTGGGCCAGGGGGCCGCGCTCTACGCCGGCACCGCGGGCCTGGACGCGCGGCCCGCGCCGAAGGAGGCCGAGACGGGGCGCGCGCTGTGGCTGCAGTACCCGGCGATGACCGCGGACCCCACCCCCTACGTGCTCGGCCGCCTCGCGGAGGCCACGGGCGGCGCTGCGCCCGCGACGGTGCAGCTCGCGCGCGAGGACGGGGGCTGGACGAGCCCGCCGCTGCCCCTGAGCGCCGAGGGTGCGTTCGCGGCACCCGTGGAGCTGCGGGTGCGCCAGCGCAGCACCTTCCTCGTGACGGGTACGGGCGCGCGCGGCGAGCCGGTGGCGCTGCGCCCCTCGCGCTTCAGCATCGTGCACGGGCTCACGCTGAGCGACCCGCCCCTCTCGCGCACGCTCGGCGTGGCGCTCGCGGACGACCGGGTGCGCGTGTACTTCGAGCGCGGCACGCCCCTGCCCAGCCGCCGCACCTTCCGCCACCACACCGTGCAGGCGGTGGCCAAGGGCGCCGCGGGCGCGCTGGTGCGCATCCCCATCATCCAGGGCGAGTACGAGCTCGCGCACCTGTGCCGCGAGGTCGGCGTGCTCGAGGTGCGCGGCGACAAGCTGGGCGCGACGCTGTCCGCAGGCAGCCCCGTGGAGCTCACCCTCGAGCTGGACCGCGGCGGGCGCCTCTCGGCGCGCGCGCTGCTGCCCGCGACGGGGCAGGTGTTCGAGGAGGTGGCGCGGCTGCTCGTCCCGGATGCGGACCCCGAGGCCCTAGCGGAGCTCGCCCGCGGGCTGCGCACGCGCCTCGCCCGCGCGCGGCAGGCGGCCTTCCGCAGCGCGGCGGCGCCCACGCTCGCCCTGCTCGCGAGCGCGGACGAGCAGCTGCTGGACGCCGAGCGCGATGCGGCGGCGGCCAGCGGAGGCGACGCGGACGCAGGGCAGAAGGCGCGCCGCACGCTGCTGGAGCTGGAGGCGGCGCTGGATGCGCTCGAGGCCGAGCGGATGTGGCCCGAGCTGGAGGCCGAGGCCCGCGCGGACGTCGCCTGGTGCATCGACTGGGTGTCCAGCTTCGGCACCCCCGAGGAGCAGCAGCTGCTGCGCGACACCGTGACGGCCTTCGAGCGCGCACGCACCGCGCGCCAGGTGGCCGAGCTGCAGCGCCAGCGCCGCGCGGTGGTGCGGCTGGGCAACGCGGCCTTCTTCCGCCACCCGAAGGCGTGGGAGTGGATGTTCGAGGACGCCGCGAGCCGCGCGGACGACGCCACCGACCTGCCGCGCGCCCAGGCGCTGGTGAGCGCGGGGCGCGAGGCGCTCGCGCGCAAGGATGCGGGCCGCCTGCGCGACGTCGTCGGCGAGTTGCGCAGCCTGCTGCCGGTGGATGCGCAGTCGCAGCAGCTCGCCCACCGCTCGGGGCTGCGATGA